GTCACGCAGCTTGGTCGGTACGTCCTTGATCTTCTCCACGGCGAGGTCGCCGGAACCGACGAAAGCCAAGAACGGCTTGCGGCCGGTCAGGTTCTTCGCGGCGTCGGTGTAGGTCTTGCGCAGTTCAGTGGTGCTGGCCATCAGGGCACTTCCTCTCGGTTCTCGACCGCGGCGTTCTCCTTGCGGAACGCCGCGTAAATGTCGAGCAAGACACGTTTCTGACGTTCATTCAGGGCGGCGTCGCCGAGTACGGCGGCCGCAACCTCCTGCCCCCCACCGTCCCGAAGTTCCGGGTCGGTTGCCTCGAGCAGGCCGGCGTGCACGTAGAGCTGTTCGGCGGAGATGCGCAGTGCCTTGGCGATCTGCTGCAGTACTCCGGCCGAGGGCTTGCGGATCCCGCGCTCGATCTGACTGAGGTACGGGTTGGAGACTCCTGCTGCCGCCGCCAGTTGGCGGATCGACAGTTGAGCGTTGTTGCGTTGCTCCTTCAGGTAATCCCCGAGGCCGCCCGGAATCGTCGGCATGTGTCCATCGTGAACGATGCTGCTAGCAATTGCAAGCGGATAGGCAGCAGTGTGGGCTACGCCTCATCGAGGCCGAAGCTGTTATTCCAGACCAAGGAAGGCCCGGGCGCTCGCCGGATCCATCGCCGGGCGTTGCGCGAGTTCGGCGAGCGTCGCCGCTCGGGCCACCAACTCGGCGTTGTCGGTCACCGGCCGACCCCGGGCAAAGGTCAACGTGTCCTCCATCCCCACCCGCAGATGCCCGCCCGCGGAAAGTGCGGCCAATGCGACGGGCAGCGAGCTACGCCCGATCCCGGTGGCCGACCAGGTGGCCTCCGCGGGCAACGCGGAAACCATCGCGACCAGGGCCGCGGTGGTGCCGGCCACCCCTCCGGGCACGCCCATCACCAGGTCGGCGTGCACGCGGCCGGTGGGTGGTGGGCCGTAGGTGTCCAGCAGGCGGTGCAGGGTGGCCACGTGGCCCAGGTCGAACAGCTCGAACTCCGGGATCACCCCACGCTCCTGGCAGGCCCGATACAGCTCGGTGATCAGTGCCCACGGGTTGGCGAACACGTCGTCGCCGAAATTCACCGTGCCGCAGGTCAGCGAGCAGGAGTCGGGCTGCGCATCCAACACCGCGATGCGGTCGGCGAACGTGTCGTGCACGCCGCCGCCGGTGGACAGCTGCACCAACAACCGGGTCGACGTCCGGATCGCGGCGACCGCCTCCCGCAGCCGGGCGACGTCCAGGCACGAGCGGTCCTGCTCGTCGCGCAGGTGGACATGGATCATCGCGGCACCGGCCCGCTGACAAGCCCGCGCGGTGTCGAGGAGTTCCTCCAGTGTGGTGGGCAGCGCCGGGGCGTCGGCCTTGGCGGTCTCCGCACCGGTCGGTGCGACCGTGATCAGCGTGCCCGGTGCCGACTGCGAGGCCATGCAGTGAATCCTGGCACCACGCTTCGCGGCTGTATCGAATCCTGGCAGCAGAATCCACTGAGGAGGGTCCGTCGTGCGTGCGGTGGTGCAACGCGTCGCCCGCGCCACGGTGCGGGTGCAGGACGTGGTGGTGGGCGCGATCAAGGAGCCCGGCCTGTGCGTGCTGGTCGGCGTCACGCACACCGACGACGCGGCGACGGCGGACAAGCTCGCCGAGAAGTTGTGGGGACTGCGCATCCTCGATGGCGAGAAGTCCTGCTCCGACCTTGCCGCCCCGCTGCTGGTGATCAGCCAGTTCACCCTCTACGGGGATACCCGCAAGGGGCGCCGGCCCAGCTGGATCGCGGCCGCGCCCGGTGCACTGGCCGAACCGTTGGTGGACGCGGTGGTGGCCGGCCTGCGGACCCGCGGGGCCACGGTGGCCACCGGGGTGTTCGGGGCGATGATGAGCGTGGAACTGGTCAACGACGGGCCGTTCACCGTGCTGCTGGACGTCTGAAGTCGGGTTGCCTCTGGCGCAATAGGCGCTGTTAGGCGTCGACGACGACCTCGGTGGTCACCGCCGTGCCGCCGGTGGTCAGTTCCGCATCCCGCGGGGTGTTGCGCTTGATCAGCGCCAGGGCGATCGGGCCGAGGTCGTGGTGGCGGGCGGAACTGGTCACGAAGCCGACCTCACGGCCGTCCAGGGTGACCGGCTCGCCGTGCCCCGGCAGCGCGCTGTCGCTGCCGTCCAGGTGCAGGAACACCAACCGCCGCGGCGGGCGACCCAGGTTGTGCACTCGGGCCACGGTCTCCTGGCCGCGGTAGCACCCCTTGTTCAGGTGCACCGCGGGCGCGAGCAGGCCGATCTCGTGCGGGATCGTGCGGTGGTCGGTCTCTCGGCCCAATCGGGGGTCGTGCGCGGCGATGCGCAGCGCCTCGTGCGCCCACACCCCAGCCGGGCGACCCAGGTCCGCGACGATTGCGGGCAGGTCCGCGCGAGGCAGCAACACCTCGCGCCCGGCGAACTCGCCGAACTCGGCCGGGGACTGCCAGGTCGGTGCGTCAGGGCTCGCCGAGTGCGCGGCGGGCAACCACAGCACGGCGCGCTCGGCGCTGAGGTCGTCGACCTCGACCCGGAGCATGAAGCGCATCTTGTTCAGGAAGTCGACCAGCGCTGGGGTGGTGCCGGGTTCGACGGTGATCCAGCACGCGCTGCCGTCGTCGAACAGATGCAGGTCGTGCTCGATGTGCCCGTGCGGACTGAGCACCAGGGCCCGGGTGGAGGTGCCCGGCGCCAACTCGGTCAGGTGCTGGGTGGTCAGCGAGTGCAGCCAACTGAGCCGGTCCGGCCCGCTGACCCGAACCACCCCGCGGTGCGAGAGGTCGACGAACGCCCCACCCGCGACCAGGGTCCGGGCCTCGCCGAACGGATCGCCGTAGTGCGCGGGCACCCCGAGGTCCGGTTCCTCGGCGGCAACCGCGCCGGGCACGTCGAGCGTCGGAGTGAGCGTCATGTCGTCAGCTTATGTAGAGCGGGCTCAATCGGCTCGGGCTCGCGAGCAAGCCCGTCGCTCGGTCCGACTCGGGGCACGGGCTTGCTCGCGATCCTCTCGCCTCAATCGCCCTAGCGGGGCCGGCAGCCTGCTCGCGCCTACGATGTGCGCCGTGGGGGCTGCCGGACGTCTGGTGCGATCGCTGCGCCGCGACCTGGGCACGTTGGCCCGGTTGGGCCCGCGCAAGGCCGGCGCCGAGGTGCGTGCGCTGCTGCCCGGCGCGGCCGCGCGGCGCTCGACGGGCAGCGACGCGGGCTACCCGGTGGGCTTCCCCATCGATCTGGTCTACACCTGGGTCGACGGGGCTGACCCGATCTGGCGTGCCCGCCGGGACGCGGCCTGGGCCGCCGCGAACCCGGGCGAGCACAGCACGCTGGCCGCGAACCCGTCCCGCTACGCAAACCGCGACGAACTGCGTTACGCGCTGCGCTCGCTGGCCGCACACGCAGACTGGGTGCGCACCATCTATATCGTGACGGATCGTCAGGTTCCGCCCTGGTTGAACCTCGAGCATCCGCGGGTTCGGCTGGTCGACCACACCGCGATCTTCGCCGGCGGGGCCGGGCTGCCCACGTTCAACTCACACGCGATCGAATCCCGACTGCACCACATCGAGGGCCTGGCCGAGCACTACCTCTACCTCAACGACGACATGTTCTTCGGCCGGCCGTGCTCGCCCGAGGACTTCTTCGTGGGCAACGGATTGGCGCGGTTGTTCCCGTCCCCGAAGGCCCTGCCGGAGGGCCCGCCCGGGTCGGGCGACACCCCGGTCGAGGCAGCCGGCAAGAACAACCGTGAGTTGCTCACCGTGCGGTTCGGGCACGCGCCGGCACAACGGTTCCTGCACGCGCCGTACCCGCAACTGCGCTCGGTGCTCGCCGAGATGGCCGAGTTATTCGCCGAGGACTTCGAACGAACCGGGCGCTCGCGGTTCCGCCACCCCAGTGACATCTCCGTCCCGGCCTCACTGACCGGGAACTACGCCTACCTGACCGC
The window above is part of the Sporichthyaceae bacterium genome. Proteins encoded here:
- a CDS encoding helix-turn-helix transcriptional regulator; the protein is MPTIPGGLGDYLKEQRNNAQLSIRQLAAAAGVSNPYLSQIERGIRKPSAGVLQQIAKALRISAEQLYVHAGLLEATDPELRDGGGQEVAAAVLGDAALNERQKRVLLDIYAAFRKENAAVENREEVP
- a CDS encoding 3-keto-5-aminohexanoate cleavage protein, with the translated sequence MASQSAPGTLITVAPTGAETAKADAPALPTTLEELLDTARACQRAGAAMIHVHLRDEQDRSCLDVARLREAVAAIRTSTRLLVQLSTGGGVHDTFADRIAVLDAQPDSCSLTCGTVNFGDDVFANPWALITELYRACQERGVIPEFELFDLGHVATLHRLLDTYGPPPTGRVHADLVMGVPGGVAGTTAALVAMVSALPAEATWSATGIGRSSLPVALAALSAGGHLRVGMEDTLTFARGRPVTDNAELVARAATLAELAQRPAMDPASARAFLGLE
- the dtd gene encoding D-aminoacyl-tRNA deacylase, whose product is MRAVVQRVARATVRVQDVVVGAIKEPGLCVLVGVTHTDDAATADKLAEKLWGLRILDGEKSCSDLAAPLLVISQFTLYGDTRKGRRPSWIAAAPGALAEPLVDAVVAGLRTRGATVATGVFGAMMSVELVNDGPFTVLLDV
- a CDS encoding glycine cleavage T C-terminal barrel domain-containing protein, translated to MTLTPTLDVPGAVAAEEPDLGVPAHYGDPFGEARTLVAGGAFVDLSHRGVVRVSGPDRLSWLHSLTTQHLTELAPGTSTRALVLSPHGHIEHDLHLFDDGSACWITVEPGTTPALVDFLNKMRFMLRVEVDDLSAERAVLWLPAAHSASPDAPTWQSPAEFGEFAGREVLLPRADLPAIVADLGRPAGVWAHEALRIAAHDPRLGRETDHRTIPHEIGLLAPAVHLNKGCYRGQETVARVHNLGRPPRRLVFLHLDGSDSALPGHGEPVTLDGREVGFVTSSARHHDLGPIALALIKRNTPRDAELTTGGTAVTTEVVVDA
- a CDS encoding stealth family protein yields the protein MGAAGRLVRSLRRDLGTLARLGPRKAGAEVRALLPGAAARRSTGSDAGYPVGFPIDLVYTWVDGADPIWRARRDAAWAAANPGEHSTLAANPSRYANRDELRYALRSLAAHADWVRTIYIVTDRQVPPWLNLEHPRVRLVDHTAIFAGGAGLPTFNSHAIESRLHHIEGLAEHYLYLNDDMFFGRPCSPEDFFVGNGLARLFPSPKALPEGPPGSGDTPVEAAGKNNRELLTVRFGHAPAQRFLHAPYPQLRSVLAEMAELFAEDFERTGRSRFRHPSDISVPASLTGNYAYLTARAVPSTLSYGYVDLADPRLARRLHRLRATRPQVFCLNDHAGLGEDPAAVDAAVREFLNRYFPRPSAFER